The Anabaena sp. PCC 7108 region GATAACTGGCAACTAAAGTGATAATACCTAATAATGTAGGTATACCACAAAACGCAGCAACTCGGCGAATCATCCGCTGGCTGACGACTTCAGGAATCGTCATTTCTTCTTTAGTAAAGGTTTGGGGTTTTTGCGGCTGTTTACTAGATTCCTGTAACTTAACTGTGGGTTGACTGTTAGTTTTAGCAGGCTTTTGGCGCTTTTTGTTTGGCTCAAAAGGTAAACGACTACGTTCTGATTCTTCACCAGGCATAAGCAGTAGTTCCTAACCGCGAATACCGAG contains the following coding sequences:
- a CDS encoding PAM68 family protein; translation: MPGEESERSRLPFEPNKKRQKPAKTNSQPTVKLQESSKQPQKPQTFTKEEMTIPEVVSQRMIRRVAAFCGIPTLLGIITLVASYLLITFADIQLPPIAVLLVNMGLFGLGVLGITYGVLSASWDEERPGSLLGVGEFGTNWGRMTEVWRETRKKNV